Proteins encoded within one genomic window of Pongo pygmaeus isolate AG05252 chromosome 4, NHGRI_mPonPyg2-v2.0_pri, whole genome shotgun sequence:
- the LOC129037365 gene encoding putative uncharacterized protein FLJ35723 isoform X3 has translation MAGVALVSWGGSPQRKCHSHHITSHQGLVILIILRPYIPREPSSVPPREENSENDQAEVGEWLSIGNKSITLKDYRILLKELENLEVYTFLSKKCLKKLSRAGSSHHLPRQVRPGPVYKRASARKHRPRGVRGKASPTSFHVSPRAPPPPLASMPTSVPKTSVESLGYLSSLSSSQASEPLRPLKHPSHRPPVSTLSPNPTTSAESLEYLSSLSSSQPPEPLRPLKHPSHKPRGRSPPPRRNPGWVSWTDSTRADSETDAIICPMCKAPEHSCLHTWWVPSSPRVIRGVGRRSDPDLVLSWRQEAARAWCHCTSSQFPFEHPNLPTHLPEASF, from the exons ATGGCTGGGGTGGCCCTTGTGTCATGGGGAGGAAGCCCACAGAGAAAATGTCATtctcatcacatcacatcacaccAAGG CCTGGTGATCCTGATCATCTTACGCCCCTACATTCCCAGGGAGCCGTCCTCAGTGCCTCCCAGAGAGGAGAACAGCGAGAAT GATCAAGCTGAAGTGGGGGAATGGCTCAGCATCGGAAATAAATCTATCACTTTGAAAG ATTACAGAATTCTCTTGAAAGAACTGGAGAACCTTGAGGTCTACACTTTCCTGTCGAAAAA GTGCCTGAAGAAGCTCTCTAGGGCAGGCAGCTCCCATCACCTTCCACGCCAAGTCCGCCCAGGGCCAGTGTACAAACGAGCATCTGCTAGGAAGCACCGGCCACGTGGGGTGCGTGGGAAAGCTTCTCCCACCAGCTTCCATGTGTCCCCACGGGCTCCCCCGCCTCCTCTGGCCTCCATGCCGACATCAGTCCCGAAGACCTCCGTAGAGTCCTTGGGGTATCTGTCATCCCTGAGCTCCTCCCAGGCATCAGAGCCTTTGCGTCCCCTGAAGCACCCTTCACACCGGCCACCTGTGAGCACCCTATCACCAAACCCGACCACCTCTGCAGAATCCTTGGAGTATCTGTCATCCCTGAGCTCCTCCCAGCCACCAGAGCCTTTGCGTCCCCTGAAGCACCCTTCACACAAGCCACGTGGGCGTTCCCCTCCCCCACGACGGAATCCTGGCTGGGTGTCCTGGACCGACTCCACACGGGCTGATTCCGAAACTGACGCCATAATATGCCCAATGTGCAAGGCCCCTGAGCACTCCTGTCTACACACCTGGTGGGTGCCTTCTAGCCCTCGAGTGATCCGAGGCGTTGGTCGCCGCAGTGATCCCGACCTGGTCCTCTCCTGGAGGCAGGAGGCTGCTAGAGCctggtgccactgcacctcctCACAGTTCCCATTCGAGCACCCTAATCTTCCCACCCACCTACCAGAGGCTTCCTTCTAG
- the LOC129037365 gene encoding uncharacterized protein C5orf60 isoform X1, with product MPRAQLPEDSSAVDMDILFPLDGVIETELCSSPVPQIIHFILFIVFSLVILIILRPYIPREPSSVPPREENSENDQAEVGEWLSIGNKSITLKDYRILLKELENLEVYTFLSKKCLKKLSRAGSSHHLPRQVRPGPVYKRASARKHRPRGVRGKASPTSFHVSPRAPPPPLASMPTSVPKTSVESLGYLSSLSSSQASEPLRPLKHPSHRPPVSTLSPNPTTSAESLEYLSSLSSSQPPEPLRPLKHPSHKPRGRSPPPRRNPGWVSWTDSTRADSETDAIICPMCKAPEHSCLHTWWVPSSPRVIRGVGRRSDPDLVLSWRQEAARAWCHCTSSQFPFEHPNLPTHLPEASF from the exons ATGCCCAGGGCTCAGTTGCCTGAGGACAGCAGTGCAGTTGACATGGATATTCTCTTTCCTCTGGACGGTGTTATTGAGACAGAGCTGTGCTCCAGCCCCGTTCCCCAGATCATCCATTTCATCCTCTTCATTGTGTTTAGCCTGGTGATCCTGATCATCTTACGCCCCTACATTCCCAGGGAGCCGTCCTCAGTGCCTCCCAGAGAGGAGAACAGCGAGAAT GATCAAGCTGAAGTGGGGGAATGGCTCAGCATCGGAAATAAATCTATCACTTTGAAAG ATTACAGAATTCTCTTGAAAGAACTGGAGAACCTTGAGGTCTACACTTTCCTGTCGAAAAA GTGCCTGAAGAAGCTCTCTAGGGCAGGCAGCTCCCATCACCTTCCACGCCAAGTCCGCCCAGGGCCAGTGTACAAACGAGCATCTGCTAGGAAGCACCGGCCACGTGGGGTGCGTGGGAAAGCTTCTCCCACCAGCTTCCATGTGTCCCCACGGGCTCCCCCGCCTCCTCTGGCCTCCATGCCGACATCAGTCCCGAAGACCTCCGTAGAGTCCTTGGGGTATCTGTCATCCCTGAGCTCCTCCCAGGCATCAGAGCCTTTGCGTCCCCTGAAGCACCCTTCACACCGGCCACCTGTGAGCACCCTATCACCAAACCCGACCACCTCTGCAGAATCCTTGGAGTATCTGTCATCCCTGAGCTCCTCCCAGCCACCAGAGCCTTTGCGTCCCCTGAAGCACCCTTCACACAAGCCACGTGGGCGTTCCCCTCCCCCACGACGGAATCCTGGCTGGGTGTCCTGGACCGACTCCACACGGGCTGATTCCGAAACTGACGCCATAATATGCCCAATGTGCAAGGCCCCTGAGCACTCCTGTCTACACACCTGGTGGGTGCCTTCTAGCCCTCGAGTGATCCGAGGCGTTGGTCGCCGCAGTGATCCCGACCTGGTCCTCTCCTGGAGGCAGGAGGCTGCTAGAGCctggtgccactgcacctcctCACAGTTCCCATTCGAGCACCCTAATCTTCCCACCCACCTACCAGAGGCTTCCTTCTAG
- the LOC129037365 gene encoding putative uncharacterized protein FLJ35723 isoform X2 — MGLDYLQVHCDYLQPYLQAVPWPPPSTVLGCDIKISLVILIILRPYIPREPSSVPPREENSENDQAEVGEWLSIGNKSITLKDYRILLKELENLEVYTFLSKKCLKKLSRAGSSHHLPRQVRPGPVYKRASARKHRPRGVRGKASPTSFHVSPRAPPPPLASMPTSVPKTSVESLGYLSSLSSSQASEPLRPLKHPSHRPPVSTLSPNPTTSAESLEYLSSLSSSQPPEPLRPLKHPSHKPRGRSPPPRRNPGWVSWTDSTRADSETDAIICPMCKAPEHSCLHTWWVPSSPRVIRGVGRRSDPDLVLSWRQEAARAWCHCTSSQFPFEHPNLPTHLPEASF, encoded by the exons ATGGGGCTGGACTATTTACAGGTCCATTGTGACTATTTACAGCCCTACTTACAGGCTGTACCATGGCCACCTCCCAGCACGGTGCTCGGCTGTGACATCAAAATAAG CCTGGTGATCCTGATCATCTTACGCCCCTACATTCCCAGGGAGCCGTCCTCAGTGCCTCCCAGAGAGGAGAACAGCGAGAAT GATCAAGCTGAAGTGGGGGAATGGCTCAGCATCGGAAATAAATCTATCACTTTGAAAG ATTACAGAATTCTCTTGAAAGAACTGGAGAACCTTGAGGTCTACACTTTCCTGTCGAAAAA GTGCCTGAAGAAGCTCTCTAGGGCAGGCAGCTCCCATCACCTTCCACGCCAAGTCCGCCCAGGGCCAGTGTACAAACGAGCATCTGCTAGGAAGCACCGGCCACGTGGGGTGCGTGGGAAAGCTTCTCCCACCAGCTTCCATGTGTCCCCACGGGCTCCCCCGCCTCCTCTGGCCTCCATGCCGACATCAGTCCCGAAGACCTCCGTAGAGTCCTTGGGGTATCTGTCATCCCTGAGCTCCTCCCAGGCATCAGAGCCTTTGCGTCCCCTGAAGCACCCTTCACACCGGCCACCTGTGAGCACCCTATCACCAAACCCGACCACCTCTGCAGAATCCTTGGAGTATCTGTCATCCCTGAGCTCCTCCCAGCCACCAGAGCCTTTGCGTCCCCTGAAGCACCCTTCACACAAGCCACGTGGGCGTTCCCCTCCCCCACGACGGAATCCTGGCTGGGTGTCCTGGACCGACTCCACACGGGCTGATTCCGAAACTGACGCCATAATATGCCCAATGTGCAAGGCCCCTGAGCACTCCTGTCTACACACCTGGTGGGTGCCTTCTAGCCCTCGAGTGATCCGAGGCGTTGGTCGCCGCAGTGATCCCGACCTGGTCCTCTCCTGGAGGCAGGAGGCTGCTAGAGCctggtgccactgcacctcctCACAGTTCCCATTCGAGCACCCTAATCTTCCCACCCACCTACCAGAGGCTTCCTTCTAG
- the LOC129036277 gene encoding putative uncharacterized protein FLJ35723 has product MRTQGSGSGHQLVQAGGGSPHPIFPVPKGASQGSLITPPPSQSSLLLACIQTPLGAATLDYKILLKELENAKDHTLLLEKCLKKLSRAGSSHHFPHQVRPGPVYKRASARNHRPHGVRGKASPTSFHVSPPAPPAPLASMPTSVLKTSVESLGYLSSLSSSQASEPLRPLKHPSHRPPVSTLSPNPTTSSESLEYLSSLSSSQPPEPLRPLKHPSHKPRGRSPPPRRNPGWVSWTDSTRADSETDAIICPMCKAPEHSCLHTWWVPSSPRVIRGVGRRSDPDLVLSWRQEAARAWCHCASSQFPFEHPNLPTHLPEASF; this is encoded by the exons ATGAGGACCCAGGGGAGTGGCTCTGGGCATCAACTGGTCCAGGCAGGAGGCGGTTCCCCACATCCCATCTTTCCAGTGCCCAAGGGAGCCTCTCAGGGGAGTCTCATCACTCCCCCACCATCACAGAGCAGCCTGCTCCTGGCCTGTATCCAAACACCCCTGGGGGCGGCCACCCTGG ATTACAAAATTCtcttgaaagaactagagaacgcTAAGGACCACACTCTCCTGCTGGAAAA GTGCCTGAAGAAGCTCTCTAGGGCAGGCAGCTCCCATCACTTTCCACACCAAGTCCGCCCAGGGCCAGTGTACAAACGAGCATCTGCTAGGAACCACCGGCCACATGGGGTGCGTGGGAAAGCTTCTCCCACCAGCTTCCATGTGTCCCCACCGGCTCCCCCGGCTCCTCTGGCCTCCATGCCTACATCAGTCCTGAAGACCTCCGTAGAGTCCTTGGGGTATCTGTCATCCCTGAGCTCCTCCCAGGCATCAGAGCCTTTGCGTCCCCTGAAGCACCCTTCACACCGGCCACCTGTGAGCACCCTATCACCAAACCCGACCACCTCTTCAGAATCCTTGGAGTATCTGTCATCCCTGAGCTCCTCCCAGCCACCAGAGCCTTTGCGTCCCCTGAAGCACCCTTCACACAAGCCACGTGGGCGTTCCCCTCCCCCACGACGGAATCCTGGCTGGGTGTCCTGGACCGACTCCACACGGGCTGATTCCGAAACTGACGCCATAATATGCCCAATGTGCAAGGCCCCTGAGCACTCCTGTCTACACACCTGGTGGGTGCCTTCTAGCCCTCGAGTGATCCGAGGCGTTGGTCGCCGCAGTGATCCCGACCTGGTCCTCTCCTGGAGACAGGAGGCTGCTAGAGCCTGGTGCCACTGCGCCTCCTCACAGTTCCCATTCGAGCACCCTAATCTTCCCACCCACCTACCAGAGGCTTCCTTCTAG